In Gammaproteobacteria bacterium, the genomic window GGTCCTGATTGGCAGCCACACATTCGCAACAAAGAAAAGCGCCGAAAACTGGCCAACCGTTTCAAGGATAGCCGCGATTCGTTTCGTATAGTGATCGTGCGCGATATGTGGCTGACTGGCTTTGACGCACCCTGCTTGCACACCATGTATGCCGACAAGCCGATGCAAGGTCACGGCCTCATGCAGGCAATCGCCCGTGTAAACCGCGTTTTTCGTGACAAGCCCGGCGGATTGGTCGTGGATTATCTGGGCCTCGCGAATCAACTCAAACAGGCGCTTGCGACTTACACCGAAAGCGGTGGAAAAGGGGATCCAACTTTCGACACGGCACAGGCCATCGCGGTGATGCTGGAAAAATACGGCATTGCCTGCGATCTGTTACACGGCTTCCACTGGGATAAATGGACTACAGGTAAACCAGCGGAACGTCTTGCCTTAATTCCTGCAGGGCAAGAGCACATCCTCGAACAAAAGGACGGCAAGAAACGCTTTGTGCAAGTCGTGACTGCACTCTCCCGTGCTTTCGCGCTCTGTGCCGCGAGCGACGAGGCCACGGAAATTCATGACGATGTGAGTTTCTTCCAAGCCCTTCAAGCCGCACTGAATAAACAAAGTGGTAGTAGCAAGCGGACACCTGAACAAATCGATGCCGCCATTCGCCAGCTTGTGTCTAAAGCCATCACCACGGAAGGCCAAGTGATCGATATCTTTACTGCCGCAGGATTACCAAAACCGGATATTTCCATTCTAAGCGATCAGTTCCTCGTTGAAGTGCGCGGAATGAAACATAAAAATGTTGCCGCCGAATTATTAGCGAAATTACTCAAAGATGAAATCAAAACACGCTCGAAATGCAATCTCGTACAAAGTCAACTTTTTTCCGAAAAACTCAAGAAAACTCTTAATACTTACCACAATCGCGCCATATCTTCGATTGAAGTTCTCGAAGAACTGATTACGCTGGCGAAGGAAATGGACACCGCAACGAAACGCGGCCAAGATCTCGGTTTAACCGATGACGAAATCGCATTTTATGATGCTCTTGCCGCGAATGAATCTGCTGTGAAGGCGATGGGAGACGACAAGTTGAAAGTGATAGCGGTGGAACTCATCACCCAGGTGAGAAAGAGCGTCACCATTGACTGGACATTACGAGAAGGTGCACGGGCAAAAATTCGAGTGATGGTAAAACGCATTCTGAATAAATACGGCTATCCGCCAGACCTTCAGGAAAAAGCAGTGCAAACCGTTCTTGCACAGGCGGAGTTACTTTGTGCAACTTGGACAAGTTAACAATAGGAGTTACGCAGTTGAAAAATAGCAAGTCATTCAGTGGTTTAGTGATTGATTACGATTCATCGAAAGAATTTGATTCTTTTTATTCAGATCATCCTAATGCCAATATAAAAACGGCGTTGGCTCCGGCATTTGAGTCTTAGCCGAAACCTATTGAAACGATTGAATGCGTTGAAGTAACAAGCAGGTCTGGACTTTTTCTTGTTCCCGGTCATGTGAATCTCAGCGAATATGAGATTACGTTGTGAATAGCGCAAGAACTATCTGGATCCATTTAAGCATTAAAGAATTTACCTGGCGCATTTTAATTTTTTTGTGCAACAAGTGGCCACCGCGCAAAAAGCCAACTACGTTCTAATTGCCAGTGCTTTCAACAGGTCGGTGCTGGACGCACTACCCCCGGTCTTCCCACCAAGTTAATTTGCACTGTATTCTTATGCCTGGCATGACATAAGCTAAAATTGAATGAACCC contains:
- a CDS encoding hypothetical protein (Evidence 5 : Unknown function), with translation MKNSKSFSGLVIDYDSSKEFDSFYSDHPNANIKTALAPAFES